The proteins below come from a single Streptococcus porcinus genomic window:
- a CDS encoding galactokinase, giving the protein MTKADLKEHFQHIFGLEAEAVFFSPGRINLIGEHTDYNGGHVFPAAITLGTYGVARKRTDQTCRFYSENFAELGVIAVNLNNLAFEKEDNWTNYAKGVIKYLKAAGHRIDTGFDLYVKGTIPNGSGLSSSASLELLVGIVCEKLYDLDLERIDLVKIGKKTENDFIGVNSGIMDQFAIGMGADQKAIYLDTNTLDYELVPLELGDYQIVIMNTNKRRELADSKYNQRRSECEKALEELQEALSITSLGDLDDTLFDQYAYLIKDGMRIKRARHAVSENQRTLRALEALQAGELEVFGRLMNASHVSLEHDYDVTGIELDTLVHTAWEQEGVLGARMTGAGFGGCAIAIVDKNQVESFKKVVEDRYQDVIGYKPEFYIAEVAQGAHTL; this is encoded by the coding sequence ATGACTAAAGCGGACTTAAAAGAGCATTTTCAACACATTTTTGGATTAGAAGCAGAGGCGGTATTTTTCTCGCCAGGTCGGATCAATTTGATTGGAGAACATACGGATTATAATGGAGGTCATGTTTTTCCGGCAGCGATTACTCTAGGTACCTACGGAGTAGCAAGAAAGCGGACAGATCAGACTTGCCGATTTTACTCTGAAAATTTTGCTGAATTAGGCGTGATTGCAGTTAATTTAAATAATTTAGCCTTTGAGAAAGAGGATAATTGGACAAATTATGCCAAAGGTGTTATAAAATACCTAAAAGCAGCTGGTCATCGTATAGACACAGGCTTTGATCTCTATGTTAAGGGAACAATACCTAATGGATCTGGTTTATCATCTTCGGCTTCTTTAGAGTTGCTTGTTGGTATTGTATGTGAAAAGCTCTATGATTTAGATTTAGAGAGAATCGATTTAGTAAAAATTGGTAAAAAAACTGAAAATGATTTTATCGGTGTCAATTCTGGTATAATGGATCAATTTGCTATTGGTATGGGGGCTGATCAAAAAGCAATCTATCTGGACACCAATACTTTGGATTATGAGTTGGTTCCTCTTGAATTAGGCGATTACCAAATTGTTATTATGAATACGAATAAGCGACGTGAGTTAGCTGATTCCAAATATAACCAAAGACGTTCAGAATGCGAGAAAGCCTTGGAGGAATTACAAGAAGCTTTGTCAATCACTTCACTTGGAGACTTAGACGATACTCTCTTTGATCAATATGCTTACTTAATTAAAGATGGTATGAGAATAAAACGCGCAAGACACGCTGTTTCAGAGAATCAAAGAACACTTAGGGCCTTAGAAGCATTGCAAGCTGGGGAGCTTGAAGTTTTTGGACGTCTGATGAATGCATCTCATGTTTCCTTAGAGCATGATTATGATGTAACTGGTATTGAACTCGACACTTTAGTGCATACAGCTTGGGAGCAAGAGGGCGTTTTAGGGGCAAGAATGACGGGTGCTGGTTTTGGTGGCTGTGCTATTGCAATTGTTGACAAAAATCAAGTTGAATCCTTTAAAAAGGTAGTTGAAGATAGATATCAGGATGTCATTGGCTACAAACCGGAGTTTTATATTGCTGAAGTAGCTCAAGGTGCTCATACATTATAA